One genomic window of Plasmodium falciparum 3D7 genome assembly, chromosome: 10 includes the following:
- a CDS encoding dolichyl-phosphate-mannose--protein mannosyltransferase, putative produces the protein MINNNLFVFFLLSFFLSKICTCLYVTDGSSIILENIGTKYKLFSTDMKWGTGSGNQLVTAVTTNKNEDDLLWTVSLYEEEKSVTGRKINCDEIVTLKHVKSNGYLIGSKHDSILSNNYELSVHKDNESGKFQVVCEKKKNTSYWEIGENVYLKNINQNGYLSTSKSYEFNQYNCHNCPIMYHLEACILKYSYPRDDQKWRAKSGVIIANFSDDKNDKVNRDEL, from the exons atgattaataataatttgttcgtgttttttcttttatctttttttttgtcaaaaatatgtacatgtCTTTATGTAACTGATGGTAGTTCAATCATTTTGGAAAATATAGGCACaaaatataa attgTTTTCTACTGATATGAAATGGGGAACGGGCTCAGGAAACCAGCTAGTG ACCGCAGTAACTACTAATAAGAATGAGGACGATTTATTATGGACCGTGAGTCTTTACGAAG aaGAAAAAAGTGTTACgggaagaaaaataaattgtgATGAAATTGTTACATTGAAGCATGTGAAGTCGAATGGGTATTTAATAGGTTCGAAGCATGATTCTATTTTGtctaataattatgaa tTGAGTGTACATAAAGATAATGAGTCTGGAAAATTTCAAGTAGTATgtgagaagaaaaaaaatacatcatATTGGGAAATAGGCGAAAATGTttacttaaaaaatattaatcaaAATGGATATTTATCAACAAGTAAAAGTTATGA atTTAATCAATATAATTGCCATAACTGTCCTATAATGTATCACCTTGAGGCGTGCATTTTGAAATATAGTTATCCAAGGGACGACCAAAAATGGAGAGCTAAATCg gGAGTTATTATTGCCAACTTTAGTGACGACAAAAATGATAAAGTAAACAGAGACGAActttaa
- a CDS encoding 50S ribosomal protein L22, mitochondrial, putative — MMNKSCFSKYIIGTRCEKNVCIYQSYINKRLINTNVQLRNPYYRKKGFWEWRRRIIHRYNEKRYIKKGIKPKFVNNNKKEENPIKNKNDDVYWTFKVYQLKISLRNLHNLGRLIKGLHLEDAIVFLESIPQIRINNILNSLLTCKERIINNLNGDISRLYIDNVQIHYNTPMKYIKYHAMGHFGLVKSYRNIFTYTIKQMNIEEFYHKLFIRGNVPRTLSHFMRLYLKQKRINTNNLIEWYPYICANSRYFFRQKLNYLNNIYQFNYYKSRHIWIQNYFNNIERRNRELQQQRGIITEY, encoded by the coding sequence ATGATGAACAAATCATGTTTTAGTAAATACATTATAGGTACACGTTGTGAAAAGAACGTTTGTATATATCAgagttatataaataaaaggtTGATAAACACGAATGTTCAACTTCGTAATCCTTATTATAGGAAGAAAGGATTTTGGGAATGGAGAAGAAGGATTATTCATCGATATAATGAGAAGCgatatataaagaaaggTATTAAGCCTAaatttgtaaataataataagaaagaagaaaatccAATTAAGAATAAGAATGATGATGTATATTGGACGTTTAAAGTTTATCAGCTAAAAATAAGTTTACGTAATTTACATAACTTGGGTAGATTAATTAAAGGATTACATTTAGAAGATGCAATTGTATTTTTAGAATCCATTCCACAAATaagaattaataatatattaaattcattATTAACTTGTAaagaaagaataataaataatttgaatGGTGATATTTCGAgattatatattgataatgtACAAATACATTACAATACAcctatgaaatatattaaatatcaTGCTATGGGTCATTTTGGACTTGTTAAAAGTTAtcgaaatatatttacttatactataaaacaaatgaatatagaagaattttatcataaattatttatcagAGGTAATGTACCAAGAACTTTATCCCATTTTATGAGATTATacttaaaacaaaaaagaattaatactAATAACTTAATTGAATGGTATCCATATATATGCGCGAACTCTAGATACTTCTTTAgacaaaaattaaattatttaaataatatctaccaatttaattattataaatctAGACACATATGGatacaaaattattttaacaaCATAGAGCGCAGAAACCGAGAGCTGCAACAGCAGAGGGGCATAATCACTGAATATTaa
- a CDS encoding BET1-like protein, putative, which produces MDFNSRKKKKKNNDLYEENINIYLEENDNYILDLEKKVQSLKLIGSNLRDEVRTSNSLLDNLSDRMENVNKKLSGVYRRVKNILRTKGNNYMMYLILFFLFLLFFMHYLYRKNK; this is translated from the exons atggaTTTTAATTcaagaaagaagaaaaagaagaacaatgatttatatgaagaaaatattaatatatatttagaagaaaatgataattatatattagatTTGGAAAAAAAGGTTCAGAGTTTAAAGTTG ataGGATCAAATTTAAGAGATGAAGTAAGGACATCAAATTCGTTGTTGGATAATTtg tcAGATCGTATGGAGAATGTGAACAAAAAATTGTCAGGAGTTTATAGACgtgttaaaaatattttaagaacaaag ggaaataattatatgatgtACCTTATATTGttcttcttatttttattgttctttatgcattatttatacaggaaaaacaaataa